Proteins from one Streptomyces sp. NBC_00390 genomic window:
- a CDS encoding YciI family protein, with translation MAKYLLLKHYRGAPAAVNDVPMDQWSPEEISAHMQYMNDFAARLEKTGEFVDGQALAPEGAWVRYDGEGRPPVTDGPFAETKDLIAGWMIIDVDSYERAVELAGELSAAPGAGGKPIHEWLELRPFLTAPPTITE, from the coding sequence ATGGCCAAGTACCTGCTGCTCAAGCACTACCGCGGCGCCCCGGCAGCGGTCAACGACGTGCCCATGGACCAGTGGAGCCCGGAGGAGATCTCGGCCCACATGCAGTACATGAACGACTTCGCGGCCCGGCTGGAGAAGACAGGCGAGTTCGTCGACGGTCAGGCGCTCGCCCCCGAGGGAGCGTGGGTCCGCTACGACGGTGAGGGGCGCCCGCCGGTCACCGACGGACCGTTCGCGGAGACCAAGGACCTCATCGCCGGCTGGATGATCATCGACGTCGACAGCTACGAGCGCGCCGTCGAGCTGGCGGGAGAACTGTCGGCCGCCCCTGGGGCGGGCGGCAAGCCGATCCACGAGTGGCTCGAGCTGCGCCCGTTCCTGACCGCGCCGCCCACCATCACGGAGTGA
- a CDS encoding aminoglycoside phosphotransferase family protein → MIEIPETFARSTVEREGESGAAWLAGLPRIVDELLGRWQCVPDGDVMHGGVGVIVPVRRPTGGGTAVLKVSFPHPGNVYEPDAFVAWRGRGAVLLHERDDKCFAMLLERVRTSTLAEVEDGDEVVTVAARINRRLAVPAPPGLPRLREQADAWEEQLRKDAEELPHTLSRHVVDAAVATVRELGRVQPDILIHGDLHARNILRADREPWLAVDPKGYAGDPAYDGGTLLKSRALTLLEADDPPKAVHRILDIFAEAAELDRERVRRWAQFHAVQAAFWGRRHGFRIARSGPQLDSLTEFADRLADLLTTGSCS, encoded by the coding sequence ATGATCGAGATACCGGAGACGTTCGCGCGGAGCACTGTCGAGCGGGAAGGAGAGTCTGGAGCGGCATGGCTCGCCGGACTGCCCAGGATCGTGGACGAGTTGCTGGGGCGCTGGCAGTGTGTGCCGGACGGCGATGTCATGCACGGGGGTGTCGGGGTCATCGTCCCGGTGCGACGGCCGACCGGGGGGGGGACCGCCGTGCTGAAGGTGTCGTTTCCACATCCCGGCAACGTGTATGAGCCGGACGCATTCGTGGCGTGGCGTGGACGCGGAGCTGTTCTGCTGCACGAGCGCGACGACAAGTGCTTCGCGATGCTGCTCGAGCGGGTCCGGACGTCGACACTGGCGGAGGTCGAGGACGGCGATGAGGTGGTGACGGTCGCAGCGCGGATCAATCGCCGGCTGGCCGTCCCCGCGCCGCCCGGCCTGCCCCGGCTGCGGGAGCAGGCCGACGCCTGGGAGGAGCAGCTACGCAAGGATGCCGAGGAGCTGCCGCACACACTGTCGCGTCATGTGGTGGACGCCGCCGTGGCGACGGTCCGCGAGCTGGGCCGTGTCCAGCCGGACATCCTCATCCACGGCGACCTCCACGCCAGAAACATCCTGCGCGCCGACCGTGAACCATGGCTGGCCGTCGACCCCAAGGGGTACGCGGGAGATCCCGCTTACGACGGCGGCACCCTGCTCAAGTCGCGCGCGCTGACGCTCCTCGAAGCGGACGACCCGCCCAAGGCTGTCCATCGCATTCTTGACATCTTCGCCGAGGCTGCGGAACTCGATCGCGAACGCGTCCGGCGTTGGGCCCAGTTCCATGCCGTCCAGGCCGCGTTCTGGGGCCGCCGCCACGGATTCCGCATTGCCCGCAGCGGACCACAACTGGACTCGCTCACCGAATTCGCGGATCGCCTGGCAGACTTGCTCACAACAGGCTCGTGTTCGTGA
- a CDS encoding subtilase-type protease inhibitor gives MRRLAGKALGAAGLVTGMSVLFAGPAHAEAAQPKSLYAPSAMVLTIGKGESARSATVQRAVTLRCNPDPGGDHPDAPAACAELQSVEGRPSLLSNDEPSRYCTRIYDPVTVTLDGVWEGRRISHEATFPNSCVMQGEVTQLFSF, from the coding sequence ATGCGACGACTCGCGGGAAAGGCCCTGGGAGCCGCAGGGCTGGTGACGGGCATGAGCGTTCTGTTCGCCGGCCCGGCGCATGCCGAGGCGGCCCAGCCGAAGAGCCTGTACGCACCGTCGGCAATGGTACTGACCATCGGCAAGGGAGAGAGCGCGCGTAGCGCGACAGTGCAGCGAGCGGTGACCCTGCGGTGCAACCCGGACCCCGGCGGGGACCACCCCGACGCACCTGCCGCATGCGCGGAGCTGCAGAGCGTGGAGGGGCGACCCTCGCTGCTGTCGAACGACGAACCCTCTCGCTACTGCACGCGGATCTACGATCCCGTCACGGTCACCCTCGACGGGGTGTGGGAGGGACGCCGTATCTCCCATGAGGCGACGTTCCCCAACAGCTGCGTGATGCAAGGAGAGGTGACTCAGCTCTTCAGCTTCTGA
- a CDS encoding RNA polymerase sigma factor, whose translation MNEALLRSLTPSVLAVLVRRGADFAAAEDAVQDALVEAVRVWPADPPRDAKGWLVTVAWRRFLDATRADAARRRREDLVDEEPAPGPAPAPAVDDTLQLYFLCAHPSLTPSSAVALTLRAVGGLTTRQIAQAYLVPEATMAQRISRAKRTVSGVRFDQPGDVATVLRVLYLVFNEGYTGDVDLAAEAIRLTRQLSAAIDHPEVAGLLALMLLHHARRAARTAPDGSLVPLAEQDRGRWDTKSIAEGVAILQAALARDRLGEFQAQAAIAALHADAPTAEETDWVQIVEWYDELARLTDSPVVRLNRAVAVGEADGPRAGLAALAALDNSSPSSSSRRYPIPRHAAVAAYLHEREGDLATAARLYAEAAQKAPNLAERDHLTRQAARLNARRRR comes from the coding sequence ATGAACGAGGCACTGCTCCGGAGCCTTACACCGAGCGTGCTCGCCGTCCTCGTCCGCCGCGGAGCCGACTTCGCGGCGGCCGAGGACGCCGTGCAGGACGCACTGGTCGAGGCGGTCCGCGTCTGGCCGGCCGACCCCCCGCGGGACGCGAAGGGCTGGCTGGTCACCGTGGCCTGGCGCCGGTTCCTCGACGCGACCCGGGCGGACGCCGCCCGCCGCCGGCGTGAGGACCTCGTCGACGAGGAGCCGGCGCCCGGGCCCGCGCCCGCGCCCGCGGTGGACGACACGCTCCAGCTCTACTTCCTGTGCGCCCACCCGTCGCTGACGCCGTCGTCCGCGGTCGCGCTCACGCTGCGCGCCGTCGGCGGTCTGACCACCCGCCAGATCGCCCAGGCCTACCTGGTGCCCGAGGCGACCATGGCGCAGCGCATCAGCCGGGCCAAGCGCACCGTCTCCGGCGTGCGGTTCGACCAACCCGGCGATGTCGCCACCGTGCTGCGCGTCCTCTATTTGGTCTTCAACGAGGGCTACACCGGCGACGTCGACCTCGCCGCCGAGGCGATCCGGCTCACCCGGCAGCTCTCGGCCGCGATCGACCACCCCGAGGTGGCGGGGCTGCTCGCCCTCATGCTGCTCCACCACGCCCGGCGCGCCGCCCGGACCGCGCCTGACGGCAGCCTGGTGCCGCTCGCCGAGCAGGACCGCGGCCGGTGGGACACCAAGTCGATCGCCGAGGGCGTCGCGATCCTGCAGGCGGCCCTCGCCCGCGACCGGCTGGGCGAGTTCCAGGCCCAGGCCGCTATCGCGGCACTCCACGCTGACGCGCCCACCGCCGAGGAGACCGACTGGGTGCAGATCGTCGAGTGGTACGACGAGCTCGCGCGCCTGACCGACAGCCCGGTCGTCCGGCTCAACCGCGCGGTGGCCGTCGGCGAGGCCGACGGACCGCGCGCCGGCCTGGCGGCGCTCGCGGCGCTGGACAACTCTTCCCCAAGCTCTTCGAGCAGGAGATACCCCATCCCCCGCCACGCCGCGGTGGCGGCGTACCTCCACGAGCGCGAGGGCGACCTGGCGACGGCGGCGAGGCTGTACGCCGAGGCGGCCCAAAAGGCGCCCAACCTTGCCGAGCGCGACCACCTGACGCGCCAGGCCGCCCGGCTCAACGCCCGCAGGCGCCGCTGA
- a CDS encoding tetratricopeptide repeat protein: MHSKAFAPEYQGALTDLSVNASLTDVLAKGIQHLRAAQVSGSQQEVARSGLAVAEAHRRLGNVEEADQAWKASYRAARSAGDMGAMAWALWSGGTLARQRGALALAFRLLGLAAEMGKRGGDIVARGYSLAGLAETGRIQGDYEAVAVLHEQLLAEARKRGEARHTVWALEGIAQIHRNTGSYDTALAMFEEAAEIAGKADDRRGRAWALRGMADIVSLRDDDPERALALLAEAELTCREMKLSSALAYNHKMRANVLFRARRYDEAREVYEEALTEFRAMSEPRGEALARLGLVKALAHLGRDRAETAADLDELRRTLDRIGLRHARDMVDKAHAELGTAPLATPAAEEGGHR; the protein is encoded by the coding sequence ATGCACAGCAAGGCATTCGCACCCGAGTACCAAGGCGCCCTCACCGATCTGTCGGTGAACGCCTCTCTGACGGACGTACTCGCCAAAGGCATCCAGCACTTGAGGGCGGCCCAGGTCTCCGGCTCACAGCAGGAGGTGGCACGCTCCGGGCTCGCCGTGGCCGAGGCACACCGCAGACTGGGCAACGTCGAGGAAGCGGATCAGGCGTGGAAGGCCAGCTACCGGGCCGCCCGCTCGGCCGGTGACATGGGGGCGATGGCCTGGGCGCTGTGGAGCGGCGGCACGCTCGCCCGCCAGAGGGGCGCGCTGGCGCTCGCCTTCCGGCTGCTGGGGCTCGCCGCCGAGATGGGCAAGCGCGGCGGCGACATCGTGGCCCGCGGATATTCCCTCGCGGGCCTGGCGGAGACCGGACGCATCCAGGGCGACTACGAGGCCGTCGCCGTCCTGCACGAGCAACTGCTCGCCGAGGCGCGCAAACGCGGCGAAGCACGTCACACCGTGTGGGCGCTGGAGGGCATCGCGCAGATTCACCGCAACACCGGCTCCTACGACACGGCCCTTGCGATGTTCGAGGAAGCGGCGGAGATAGCCGGGAAGGCCGACGACCGGCGCGGCCGGGCATGGGCCTTGCGCGGCATGGCCGACATCGTTTCCCTGCGGGACGACGACCCGGAACGCGCCCTCGCCCTGCTCGCCGAGGCCGAACTCACCTGCCGCGAGATGAAGTTGTCCAGCGCTCTCGCCTACAACCACAAGATGCGCGCCAACGTGCTCTTCCGGGCCCGTCGTTACGACGAAGCTCGCGAGGTCTACGAGGAGGCGCTCACCGAGTTCCGCGCCATGAGCGAGCCGCGGGGCGAGGCACTGGCCCGGCTCGGGCTGGTCAAGGCGCTCGCCCATCTCGGCCGCGACCGCGCCGAGACCGCGGCGGACCTGGACGAGTTGCGCCGGACTCTCGACCGGATCGGTCTGCGTCACGCCCGGGACATGGTCGACAAGGCGCACGCCGAACTCGGAACAGCGCCGCTCGCCACCCCGGCAGCCGAGGAAGGCGGCCACCGATGA
- a CDS encoding DUF4236 domain-containing protein, with translation MPFTFRKSFRILPGVRLIIGRGSWSITLGGGHGPRHTISSTGQRTTSVNLPGPFGFHRTTRRRRRTGQ, from the coding sequence GTGCCCTTCACCTTCCGCAAGAGCTTCCGGATCCTGCCCGGCGTCCGCCTCATCATCGGCCGCGGTTCCTGGTCCATCACTCTCGGGGGCGGCCACGGCCCCCGCCACACCATCAGCAGCACCGGACAGCGCACCACGTCGGTGAACCTGCCCGGACCGTTCGGCTTCCACCGCACCACGCGCCGTCGGCGCCGGACCGGTCAGTAG